The genomic region tcacctcttccctctgctaaacctcatcgacatcaggtgcgtTCATTAATTCTATAAACCCCATATAtttttgtatatagaacaaataaattaaatgcatttatcaatatctacatatacatgtttaaacataacacatttcaacaaatgaatttaaattgtactaaATTACCTTATGTCATTTGGGTATTCGTGACGATATCTATTTCTACCTCGGAGTGCTAGAGAATGGATTTTTCACACAAGATGTCCTCgaggtaggtggggtaaactaacaaaaaaaaaataacctaagggaaaagagaatgtatttaatatatcacctaagtaaaaaatatataaatctaaatggtgcCGCATAACTATCTAGGCCAAAGTCAATGGtcgaaagcatgatatcatcaaatTGGGACATCTCATCCCCtaataagccctataaaacaccaagtaatgatacatatatattaacaaaatatattttgaaaccaatatattattatatttttaacaaatttataaatcttTACCTTCGGTagcgaaactactcgtgaccgtggagccaactgaaaagtatgtggtgtactcccaccacctgctgcacccttcaatacattttatttatatgtcactttaaattattctaaaaataaaaattcatttctttttataagatttagtcacttaattgataacatgtgaTAAAAAGAATTAAACACACCTATGTTTGATAGCGAGGGAACGCACTCGTCAGGTCGTCTGTGAGGGCCACACCCTCTGtagtggaagcatgacatctactctagcaacatgtacatgaatgagatgtctaACCATCCTTGTCTGCGTCAAtatctacaccagaacatacaccctggcaggtggaaCACATATGCTGCATGGGTTGGTCCGTGCCAAATGATGAAGGAGGTGCCGAAGGTGCTAATACATCCTCTGCTCCGACCAACTTTGTGCCATGctaaacaatgacatcagtcaatgatgcaactgcctgaagagtctgtaattccatagactccttcaaggatatagggacagtgacatgaaccatgggtttaggagttgtacgcctcctatgttgtggttgtaccaccctatgggccccaggtctatcctgtgcagagcctctccctctaccctgaaattgccagatgtcaaagtaattcggcttctcgccaaggataaactcacaatacaactttctcaaaaaatatagaggcatcccaattattacaaggtggttggtcaaagacaaTATAaaacctatcccaaaaagcttctttcagtctaacatgaacacaccaatgtataggaaaccaagtCATATTTAGTTGTAGGTTGCTACTAGTaataggatcggtgaaaagagcacatatgtcagctttaagtatgccctttttttcacttgatcatacgacaacccatccgcataaaatgttcgacatctatccctccatgaaccccatttcgtaacctccctatatacctcatttgcactatcgACCATTGTTTCTAGCATTGTGGCGAGGGTTGAGTGGTTCTCAAGACTAGAGGACCTCAatctattcaccaatatagaaatttgggcactattttgtgtaaggcgatagAGGAGATCCTCGTGTGACATCTACAccatctaatggaggacgtggagggtttcggggtggcggtgcttgttgaggagcaacattttgaggattttgtggttgtaGAGCAAtgtcttgagggttttcttgttgctcatgcgcaatgtttacagggtttgcttgtgttgcttgtgcaagaggaggtctttgttgtctatttcgtgtttggggattgcttgaagaatttgacatcaaattaataaaaacaaaacttaaatcaattaaaaaaccctacttcacttaaaatgaaaacaaaaataatcaaaccaatcaaatcttacttgTTTGACGGGGTGCCATTGATGAAAATTGCTCTTAATGCTGAAAAAATCCAAAATGATTGCAAACCCATGCAAAATCTGTGGTTTTTTGGCTTCCTTTTGCTACCGTTCCATGAGTTTTggcgttgaaaatggccaaaacccgtgggctaccaaaaaaaaaaagtacAGGTTTTGAGgatcttttgaatttttttattataaagcaTAGTGTTCCCAAACCTagcttgtttttgaactttttgtttatttaattgtttttggctaggcttggtgttaccaagcctagcacgctTTTGAATATTCAAACCCGCACGGGTtatgaattttttaaattatttttagcaTATGACCACTTTTCTTACCCATTACACATAATCTAATATACTTGTTTTCACTTCCAAAATATTTTTACTATATACTCTAAAAGAAATTACTTATGTAAAATCAAGCCATCCATTTTATAACTCAATTAGTCTTCAACTAATTTGAGCCCATTATATTTATTGCCTATAACATTGGGAGATTCTTTTCATTATTATCTTCCTCAATCTTCAATCATTGCATAAAAATAAATTATCTTTTTGAGTTGATGGgcttgtttatatttatatttatataattgaaatgtttatatttatatttatataattgaaatgtttatatttatatttatataattgaaACCCTGGTATATGAACTTATTTGCTTCATTCGAATATTTATTTATCATTTCAACTATAACCTCAAACTATTCTTCAATTCTTTAAAAAAACAACTTTTTTATTGAACATTAAGACCAGTGTGTACGAAACAACTTCCTTCTCCCAATTCTACCAATTGAATACATTGCACTAATGCTccaatatgtttttttttaaatgctagAAGACTTATTTTTGGATTGCTCTGGTTATATTCATCCTCTTTTGTGTTATTAAATACTTATATTTCACATTCTATTTTCAAGGTTCCATGTGTAATATTAAATATAAGGCCATGCTGTTCTAATTTTCAGgttttttatattcaatttgatgtcCATACCATTGATTGttttaaaatctcttttttttctttttatttcacaTGATGGGTAAATTATACACATATAATTTTATGTCTCTATCAATGattgtttttaactttttttttttttaatttcacatGGTGGGTAAATTACATGTACACAAATATATATGTGGAAGAGAGAtttaagaaaatttatataaatgtatgattttagcttattaaaataaacttataaaatttattattattagctATATGTTTGAATGTTAATATTAAAACTTTTGATATGATCTATTTTGTTTTGTCATCAATTATTTTCTGTTGTATCACATTGTTTAGGAAATTTATGAGATTAACATAAACCATATTAATTTGTTGATTTATGTTTATTGTAGACTgctataaataattataattctaAATTGAGATGTGATCTTagataaatatttgaatttttttaatatcaaataTAAGGGACACAAAATCTAGTGGGGACAAGCATAATATCTAAGTTTCAATTATTGAAATTCATCAAATATTTGATATTACTCATTATTGCAGGGCAACGCGTATATCCAGCATTGTGGATGCACATTTGACCGGACTTATCGATTTATTGAAATCCAAACTCATTTTATATTCTGAATTTCAAATCATTAAAACGTGGTCACATGTGTACCTTCCTGGCAAGAGTTTTTAAGTCAATAGCGGTGGCCCATATTTGCAAATTTCCCACAGGTTCAATGCTTTGTAGGCCCGCGAAAGGGACACCTCTCAAGCACGTGCAGAGTCGCAGAGGATCTTTGATTCTCCTGTTTGGGATTTCTTTTACGGTATTTTTTCTTCCTGTCAGATTTTTTGCATACCCAAATTgagaattttttttctataaagtcttcattttccattttcttttcaaatgcttcagtttGATATTTTGCCATTTGCAGTCGTCTGCCTATGATTTGAGTTCAGCCCACCATACATGAACACTGAACTGGGCAAATGCTTGTAGCCTAGCAGAGCCCTCATTAGTAGTTATTGATCAACCCTGGGTTATGTTAGCCCTCTTCACTACATTGAGGATTTTCAGTTGAGTAACCTATTGGGTTTCGTAGGGCAGAGCTTTGAGCTTGGGCATCATCATAAAATTTGGTTGGCATTTGAACCGTGAGCCTTCTCAGATCGCTGTCGAAATGGCTCTTGCAGTTGTTCCACAGATGACGGCTCCGTCCGGATCAAGGAAACTTCACAGTAGCCCTTTCAGTCAAACAAGCAGCTCTGCAATACAAAGGACCGAGAAGAATAAGAGGGTCATTGCACAGGCATCTGGCAGTCAAATTAAAGGTTCGAAGTCTTCTGTGAAATCCACTGGGTGGACACCTGATAGCTGGAAATCCAAGAAGGCTCTTCAGCTGCCCAATTACCCCGATCCTGCAGAGCTTGAGTCCACCGCAAAGCTCTTGGAGACATTTCCTCCACTTGTTTTTGCAGGGGAAGCCAGGAAATTGGAGGAGAGACTAGGAGATGCTGCTCTGGGAAAGGCTTTCCTCCTGCAGGGAGGAGACTGTGCAGAGAGCTTCAAAGAGTTCAATGCTAACAACATTAGGGATACATTCAGAGTGCTCTTGCAGATGTCTGTTGTACTTATGTTTGGAGGCCAAATGCCTGTAATCAAGGTAATatctttatttaaataatatttttattcgtTTCTAATTTTAAAGGAAGTTTATTGAAACATATTCCCTCTAGCTTGCAATGCACAAAACAGTTTCTATTTACCATAGATTGCTAGGCTTCAAGTATGATAGCAAAGAACCACTGAGTTGACATTAAAACCACTTCTTCTATTGTCATAACAATAAAACCCTCAATTGTTTTGGGGAAGTGGAATAACATGATCCCTTTTATTTAGCCATGATAAAAAAACTATCAATGTGCTTCAGTTCCTCTCTAATCTTAAATgacttcaaattttttattttttggccaaatttaaaatttaaataagaagAAAGCTGTACTGAAGTTTTAATGAACATGCCAGAATTGGGGGATATCTATTTTACCGAAGTAAATCAGGATCCTAATTGGCATTGTCCTGCATTTTTTCATGCCATGTTTGAGGAGTATCTTTTCTGCCAAAATCAAGTATAACTTGTATCCAGTTCTAATCCTTTCATTCACGTGCCATGTTGTGGCTTTATTCTACCAATTTAGCTTGAAAGTGCATTCAGTTTATTCCTTTTATTCACATGCCGTGGTGTGGTTAATTTTTTACCAAAGTCAACTCTAACATGTGCCAAATTCCTCAAGAAGGTTTTAGGGTTATCTATTGTCCAAAAGCCAGCCAAAACCGCACTTGTCCTtgtctctctctatctatttttgtTTACACCATTCGGGAGGTGAAGAATTCAATTGGAATGGAAGACAATTGGTTTCAACTTCGTggaatcacaaaacctgctgccgtTCTGTTTGACTTCATAACTGTGTGCTGATAGGTATTAGTTGTTTGGCCTGTGGATTAATTCAAGTTGTCTTGTTATCTAAGTACACTGATGGCTTTAATGTTTTAAGCGTACCTATTTTTTTGGTCGTTTGATTGTGTGTGTATCAGTGCAATTTTATTTAACGTATGCACTAATATTCATAAGTCTCTAGCAGTGATGCATTGGTCTTGACTTTGATCTAGATGTTTGCTGTTTACTGCAATTTCTTTAGCCTATGATTCAATTTTGATTGTCATTTACCTGTAAGCTGATCACCACAATTGTTTTAGCCTAAGTAATAAACTTTTAATGTCATTTGGCTATTTACTTGTCAATGCAAAATCCTTTAGTCCATGCATTAATTCAGAATGTCATCTGGCTGTTTTCCAGTCGCTGCAACAACTTTAGCATATGCAGTAATCTTGCTTCCCATCTTGGTTTATGTTGATAGTTGAAATTTCTTGATTGTCCTCTGAGAATGTGCTGGTTGCTGCAATTTCTGTAGCCTCTGTTTTGATTTTCATTATAACTCGGCCGTGTTGCTGTTATTCTTTAGTCTCTGCTTTAATCTATTGTCATTGGACTCTGATAATTGCTGCAATTTCATTACCCTATACATTAATTTTAATTGTCATTTTGTTGCACACTTCTTTTTATAACTCTTTGGTCTGCGCAATAATTTTAATTGTCATTTGGTTGTGTGACTGATGCTGCAATTGGTTTaatacattcattgattttgattgtcactgcaggtgggacggATGGCTGGGCAGTTTGCAAAGCCCCGGTCTGAGGATTTTGAAGTGGTTAATGGCATCAAAGTCCCAAGCTATCGAGGAGACATTGTGAATGGTGATGGATCTGATTTGGAATCTCGTCAACCTGATCCTGAGAGGATGGTGCGTGCATATTGCCAGGCAGCTGCAACTCTTAATCTTCTTCGGGCCTTTGCAACAGGAGGCTATGCAGCAATGCAGCGAGTTACTCAGTGGAATTTGGACTTTACATCCCACAGTGAGCAAGGTGAAAGGTAGGTTATTGTCAGGCCTTGCAGATTTTCCATGGCAGAATTCcattattgatattaattttgggagTAGAATCTTTTCTGTCACAGATATATTGAACTTGCTCATCGAGTAGATGAAGCTCTTGGATTCATGTCATCCTGTGGGCTTACAGTTGACCACCCAATCATGAACACCACAGAATTTTGGACATCACACGAGTGCTTGCTTCTACCATTTGAGCAATCTATGACAAGAGAGGATTCAACTTCTGGGCTCTGGTATGATTGCTCTGCTCATATGCTGTGGATAGGAGAGAGAACTCGGCAGCTTGATGGAGCTCATCTTGAATTCCTTAGAGGGGTTGCCAATCCACTCGGCTTGAAGGTATTTATACCTTTGTCACATTCTGTGTTACCACCTTTACTATTTAAATTCTAAATCATTGAATTCTTGTAATGGTTCCCAGAAGGCTGGGTACTATTCATCCAACATATAAACTTTTGAAAATTATGCCTTGGGAAAATGGAAGAGACTATGTTTCAATGTtggcttttttttttctttttgggttGATGATTCTGTCTTTTCCTGCTATTAGCTCATTTTCTATTGCTTCCTGTGGAAATTTCCCTTGAATTTCTGTCATTTCTTGACCCAAGGTCTCCCTGT from Cryptomeria japonica chromosome 3, Sugi_1.0, whole genome shotgun sequence harbors:
- the LOC131045080 gene encoding phospho-2-dehydro-3-deoxyheptonate aldolase 1, chloroplastic, producing the protein MALAVVPQMTAPSGSRKLHSSPFSQTSSSAIQRTEKNKRVIAQASGSQIKGSKSSVKSTGWTPDSWKSKKALQLPNYPDPAELESTAKLLETFPPLVFAGEARKLEERLGDAALGKAFLLQGGDCAESFKEFNANNIRDTFRVLLQMSVVLMFGGQMPVIKVGRMAGQFAKPRSEDFEVVNGIKVPSYRGDIVNGDGSDLESRQPDPERMVRAYCQAAATLNLLRAFATGGYAAMQRVTQWNLDFTSHSEQGERYIELAHRVDEALGFMSSCGLTVDHPIMNTTEFWTSHECLLLPFEQSMTREDSTSGLWYDCSAHMLWIGERTRQLDGAHLEFLRGVANPLGLKASDKMDPAELVKVCEILNPHNKPGRLTIIVRMGAEKLRVKLPHLIRAVRQAGLIVTWVSDPMHGNTIKAPSGLKTRPFDAIRAEVKAFFDVHDEEGSHPGGVHLEMTGQNVTECIGGSRVVTLDDLHSRYHTHCDPRLNASQSLELAFIISERLRRKRMTKSDLGISSLLNGLMSL